The proteins below come from a single Portunus trituberculatus isolate SZX2019 chromosome 2, ASM1759143v1, whole genome shotgun sequence genomic window:
- the LOC123503488 gene encoding DENN domain-containing protein 1A-like produces MVIIFASMLYERRIIITSRRVSRLSACVQAANLLLWPMQWQHIFIPVLPQHLIDYLLAPMPFLIGVATGLLTKVQMEDVGEAVILDADANTVTSPFEDIASLPPEVTSTLRRHLRSAHNTMGDGVARAFLRALVTLIGNYKEALQFREDDKKITFCRERFVSLRPLHMQAFAEKLLQLQIFQQFIEERLQKLNSGKQTSDDFELEVSLLGERSGSKVKQQYRQFVTSVRKDGGAIIKTMKSKSPFKHLRTADPPTNPAVKSAVKSVTKGSKQVKEKGRQTYKEFRGRLRDLHQLRDDPRTSPPSWVNGDGMQKKPRSAPTSPTSTRRPRSAVGGGGAGGFVVKTTYKRSTQGGVREDR; encoded by the exons ATGGTTATAATATTTGCGTCAATGCTGTACGAACGCAGAATTATCATTACCTCTCGGCGAGTATCCAGGCTGTCTGCGTGTGTCCAGGCCGCTAACCTGCTGCTGTGGCCTATGCAGTGGCAACACATCTTCATTCCTGTCCTCCCGCAGCATTTAATTGACTATCTCCTGGCCCCTATGCCGTTCCTGATTGGGGTGGCTACGGGGCTCTTGAcg AAGGTGCAAATGGAGGACGTGGGAGAGGCAGTAATCCTCGACGCAGACGCAAACACAGTTACGTCACCTTTTGAAGACATCGCCAGCCTCCCTCCAGAAGTCACCAGCACTCTGAGACGACACCTACGCTCTGCCCACAACACTATGGGGGACGGTGTGGCCCGGGCGTTCCTCAGGGCACTGGTGACGCTCATAGGGAACTACAAAGAAGCTCTCCAGTTTAGAGAAGATGACAAGAAGATAACGTTCTGCCGAGAGAGATTCGTGTCCCTCCGTCCTCTACATATGCAGGCCTTTGCTGAAAAACTGTTACAGCTACAAATATTCcagcag tttaTCGAGGAAAGACTTCAAAAACTTAATTCAGGAAAGCAAACTTCAGATGACTTCGAGCTTGAGGTCAGCTTGCTTGGAGAAAGGTCAGGATCAAAGGTCAAGCAGCAATACCGACAGTTTGTGACCAGCGTGAGGAAGGACGGGGGGGCCATTATCAAGACCATGAAGAGTAAG AGTCCTTTTAAGCACCTGAGGACTGCTGATCCCCCT aCGAATCCTGCTGTTAAGTCCGCTGTCaaaagt gtCACCAAGGGCAGcaaacaagtgaaagaaaaaggacgaCAAACGTACAAGGAATTTCGAGGTCGTTTGAGAGACTTACACCAGCTGAGAGACGACCCCCGGACCAGCCCCCCCTCATGGGTCAATG gtgacGGCATGCAGAAGAAGCCTCGATCTGCCCCCACCTCCCCAACCTCCACCCGGCGCCCCCGCAGTGCCGTGGGGGGCGGGGGGGCGGGGGGGTTCGTGGTGAAGACTACCTACAAGAGGTCCACACagggaggggtgagagaggaCAG gtGA
- the LOC123503495 gene encoding uncharacterized protein LOC123503495, with protein sequence MLCRLKQLEAERDMLVQGCEVVDRARAWYKEQLVAITERIHALPHAAHRMEPSLDVQQERLHFQLARIHEVNLHLTALMAVGEGGGLSSPCTSPSPPPPPLTAHSTPPSSPITPLRPHARRKIRGLLTD encoded by the exons atg CTGTGCCGCTTGAAGCAGCTGGAGGCGGAGCGGGACATGCTGGTCCAGGGCTGTGAGGTGGTGGACCGGGCGCGGGCGTGGTACAAGGAACAGCTGGTGGCCATTACCGAGCGAATCCACGCCCTCCCGCACGCCGCCCAcaggatg gagcCCAGTCTGGATGTACAACAAGAGCGTCTGCACTTCCAGCTTGCCAGAATTCACGAAGTTAATTTGCATCTCACAGCACTGATGGCTGTGGGCGAGGGGGGCGGGCTCTCCTCCCCATGCACCTCCCCCTCGCCCCCTCCGCCCCCCCTCACGGCCCACAGCACCCCCCCCAGCTCGCCCATCACGCCCCTCCGCCCACACGCCCGCAGGAAGATCAGAGGCTTGTTAACAGATTGA